A window of Corallococcus macrosporus DSM 14697 contains these coding sequences:
- the tilS gene encoding tRNA lysidine(34) synthetase TilS, which yields MPRPESATLLLTTTLREAYTRLGLEGGSVLLAVSGGADSTALLVGTACVAQALRLRVEVATLDHGLRPESTGEARSVALLAAARGLPCHVRALGLRPGAGVEARAREARYAALEALRREAGLDAVATAHTASDQAETLLMRLARGTALRGAVGIHEARPGLVRPLLACTRQDVEAFVAEQGVAYSTDPMNADPVHFRTRVRRDVLPALSRAAGFAVEAHLAAFARVAAEDEALLASLADAAFERLRLEDGALDAVGVRALVPALRRRVLARLVAGAGAAVDEATLARVQRAVERGGTATLGRGALLRASSGRVRCVRQTSSPRPPAELRLERAGARGALIGTGWNFSVESAPPPSGVHGLALEDGTRWPLTVRTRRPGDRVRTPAGQRKLQDVLVDLRVPAEARATRPVVADAEGQVVWLPGLWPPAVPRAAAREYLWAVPPGPSIQRTAAL from the coding sequence ATGCCCCGTCCTGAATCCGCCACCCTGCTCCTGACGACGACGCTTCGAGAGGCGTACACCCGGCTGGGTCTGGAGGGAGGCTCGGTGCTGCTCGCCGTCTCTGGCGGCGCGGACTCCACCGCGCTCCTGGTGGGCACCGCGTGCGTGGCCCAGGCCCTGCGGCTGCGCGTGGAGGTGGCCACGCTGGACCACGGCCTGCGGCCCGAGTCCACGGGTGAAGCCCGCTCGGTGGCCCTCCTGGCGGCCGCGCGCGGGCTGCCCTGCCACGTCCGCGCGCTGGGGCTGCGTCCAGGGGCGGGCGTCGAGGCGCGCGCGAGGGAGGCCCGCTACGCCGCCCTGGAGGCGCTCCGTCGGGAGGCGGGCCTGGACGCGGTGGCCACCGCGCACACCGCCTCGGACCAGGCGGAGACGCTGCTCATGCGGCTGGCGCGAGGCACCGCGCTGCGCGGCGCGGTGGGCATCCACGAGGCGCGGCCCGGACTGGTGCGGCCCCTGCTGGCGTGCACGCGTCAGGACGTGGAGGCCTTCGTGGCGGAGCAGGGTGTCGCCTATTCGACAGACCCGATGAACGCCGACCCTGTCCACTTCCGGACGCGCGTCCGGCGCGACGTGCTGCCCGCCCTGTCTCGCGCCGCGGGCTTCGCGGTGGAGGCGCACCTGGCCGCCTTCGCGCGCGTGGCCGCGGAGGATGAGGCGCTGCTGGCGTCCCTGGCGGACGCGGCCTTCGAGCGGCTGCGGCTGGAGGATGGCGCGTTGGACGCCGTGGGCGTGCGCGCGCTGGTGCCCGCGCTGCGCCGCCGGGTGCTCGCCCGGCTGGTGGCTGGCGCGGGCGCGGCGGTGGATGAGGCCACGCTGGCCCGGGTGCAGCGCGCGGTGGAGCGCGGCGGGACGGCCACGTTGGGGCGGGGGGCCCTGCTGCGCGCGTCGAGCGGGCGGGTGCGCTGCGTCCGGCAGACGTCCTCGCCGCGGCCGCCCGCCGAGCTGCGGCTGGAGCGCGCGGGCGCGCGGGGCGCGCTCATCGGAACGGGGTGGAATTTTTCGGTCGAGTCCGCACCTCCTCCGTCGGGTGTGCACGGGCTGGCGCTCGAGGACGGGACGCGCTGGCCGCTGACCGTGCGGACACGCCGCCCGGGAGACCGGGTGCGCACCCCTGCGGGACAACGGAAGCTTCAGGACGTGTTGGTTGATCTTCGGGTGCCCGCGGAAGCGCGGGCCACGCGGCCGGTGGTGGCGGACGCCGAGGGGCAGGTGGTGTGGCTCCCCGGCCTCTGGCCACCAGCGGTACCGCGTGCGGCCGCCAGGGAGTACCTCTGGGCGGTTCCCCCCGGTCCGAGCATTCAGCGGACCGCGGCGTTATAG